The following are encoded in a window of Acidobacteriota bacterium genomic DNA:
- a CDS encoding pyruvate carboxyltransferase — translation MSQPWKTDSWFASPWNYAPEATQGMNFPEQIRIHDVTLRDGEQQTGIVFRRQEKVAIAKKLAAAGVHRIEAGMPAVSAEDEAAIKDIVSLDLGPEIFSFARCMPADVKMAKDCGVDGIITEIPSSDHIIKHAYGKSMDWAIKASIDTTLAAKEAGLYTVFFTIDSTRSDLNRYIDLMEQVSTEGHMDSMTLADSFGVCTPQGIAMVVSKLRSRFAQPIEIHCHEDFGLGVANTISALANGASVAHVTVTATGERAGNVPLEDTIMALKVLYGVDTGVKTEGFYELSKLVQELSGFSVPPNRPIVGDSLYHIESGIVAMFHGRCKQAEPLEYIPFLPEVVGRPAVDIALGKGSGLANIEEHLERRGLQATPEQTNEILAQVKQTSIDSKRLLSDSEFDRIVKSVLEGTPASV, via the coding sequence ATGAGTCAACCTTGGAAAACCGACAGCTGGTTTGCCAGCCCCTGGAACTACGCGCCGGAAGCCACTCAGGGCATGAATTTTCCGGAGCAGATCCGCATTCACGACGTCACCCTGCGCGACGGGGAGCAACAGACGGGGATCGTGTTTCGCCGTCAGGAGAAGGTGGCGATCGCCAAGAAGCTGGCCGCGGCCGGTGTCCACCGCATCGAGGCGGGCATGCCGGCGGTTTCGGCTGAAGACGAGGCGGCCATCAAGGACATTGTGAGCCTGGACCTGGGTCCGGAGATCTTCTCCTTTGCGCGCTGCATGCCGGCCGACGTCAAGATGGCCAAGGATTGCGGCGTCGACGGCATCATTACCGAGATTCCCTCCAGCGACCACATCATCAAGCACGCCTACGGCAAGAGCATGGACTGGGCCATCAAGGCATCCATCGACACCACCCTGGCGGCCAAGGAGGCGGGCCTGTACACGGTCTTCTTCACCATCGACAGCACCCGGTCCGACCTGAACAGGTATATCGACCTCATGGAGCAGGTCTCCACCGAGGGACACATGGACTCGATGACCCTGGCGGACTCCTTCGGCGTTTGCACACCCCAAGGCATCGCCATGGTGGTGAGCAAGCTGCGGTCCCGCTTCGCCCAACCCATCGAGATCCACTGCCACGAAGACTTCGGTCTGGGGGTGGCCAACACCATCTCGGCCCTGGCCAACGGAGCCTCGGTGGCCCACGTCACCGTTACGGCCACCGGAGAGCGCGCCGGCAACGTTCCCCTGGAAGACACCATCATGGCCCTGAAGGTCCTCTACGGCGTGGATACCGGCGTCAAGACCGAGGGCTTCTACGAGCTGTCCAAGCTGGTACAGGAGTTGAGCGGGTTCAGCGTGCCCCCCAACCGGCCCATCGTCGGCGACTCTCTCTACCATATCGAGTCGGGCATCGTGGCCATGTTCCACGGCCGCTGCAAGCAGGCGGAGCCTCTGGAATACATTCCGTTCCTTCCGGAAGTGGTCGGCCGACCGGCGGTAGATATCGCGCTGGGCAAGGGGAGCGGCCTGGCCAATATCGAGGAGCACCTGGAGCGCAGGGGACTGCAGGCCACGCCGGAGCAGACCAACGAGATCCTGGCTCAGGTCAAGCAGACTTCCATCGACAGCAAGCGTCTCCTGTCCGACAGCGAGTTCGACCGGATTGTGAAGTCGGTCCTGGAAGGGACGCCGGCCTCGGTCTGA
- a CDS encoding pitrilysin family protein, which translates to MRQAPVIDFEKYRLANGLQVILHSDAKLPVAHVNLWYHVGSKNEQPGRTGLAHLFEHMMFQGSRNADGEYLTYLERAGANMREGGVNGTTSFDRTNYFETVPSEALEYVLWLESDRMGYLADALTQEKLDNQRGVVKNERRQSYENVPYGRALQLIFENLFPQGHPYSWIVIGSQEDLDATSLQETKDFFHKHYAPNNCSLVVAGDFDRVQAREWVEKYFGPLPPGPPLERPRLWVPRMEGERRVTVSDRVPLERLYLVWPVPAYFHAGDAELDLASRMLSRGKNSRLYRRLVYQEQVASDVSAFNYSLEISGLFGVVATARPGRTLGRLDDLIREEIAAFAKEGPDPEELKREKAKQEFEFVSGLERIGGFGGKADLLNQYNTFLGEPGYFQEDYLRYQQLGAEEVRSAAETWLNTSRRVALSFVPESSARPRRSEPDREQQPGIGSPKSFRPPALAVETLASGLTVVVAERHDLPKVAVSLLLKSGSCSDPLSRPGVAWMTTAMLDEGTRSRTTLEIQAELDRLGASFGSGAESENCHLALEVLKEHLEPAVRLVSDLVLNSNFPAEELERQRKLRLDRILQERNSPSATAARVFRSLLFGEAHPFGLPTGGDEASMRALTRQELVDFHRTHWRPGNAVLLFAGDITLAEATRLTGDCLAGWEAGEAPKIILPEATPPEGIRVVLVDRQDAPQSQIRLGSIGPARKVADYHAIELMNAVLGGSFSSRLNLNLREDKGYTYGASTRFAYARQGGFWVGGTAVQTPVTTETLVEMHREIESIGGARPITPAELSTAKQNLVRGFAQRFETLGRVADQMADLFAYDLPLETLAGYPASVDSVTLEQVRAAARGYLDETRLLVVVVGDLNELEDPVRRLDLGPVEIVDPAGKPVSR; encoded by the coding sequence ATGCGGCAAGCCCCCGTCATCGATTTTGAGAAGTACCGCCTGGCCAACGGCCTGCAGGTCATTCTGCATTCCGACGCCAAGCTTCCCGTGGCCCACGTCAACCTGTGGTACCACGTCGGCTCCAAGAATGAGCAGCCGGGTCGCACCGGCTTGGCCCACTTGTTCGAGCACATGATGTTCCAGGGGTCCCGGAATGCCGACGGGGAATATCTCACCTACCTGGAACGGGCTGGAGCCAATATGCGCGAGGGTGGGGTCAACGGCACCACCAGCTTCGACCGCACCAACTACTTCGAAACGGTGCCCAGTGAGGCTCTGGAATACGTGTTGTGGCTGGAGTCGGACCGGATGGGCTATTTGGCCGATGCCCTCACTCAGGAAAAACTGGACAACCAGCGTGGCGTGGTCAAGAACGAGCGCCGTCAGAGCTACGAGAACGTTCCCTACGGACGCGCGCTGCAGTTGATCTTCGAAAACCTGTTTCCCCAAGGGCATCCCTATTCCTGGATCGTGATCGGATCGCAGGAGGACCTGGACGCGACTTCCCTGCAGGAAACCAAGGATTTCTTCCATAAGCACTACGCTCCCAACAACTGCAGCCTGGTGGTTGCCGGCGATTTCGACCGGGTTCAGGCCCGGGAATGGGTGGAAAAGTATTTCGGCCCGCTGCCCCCCGGCCCCCCCCTGGAGCGCCCCCGATTGTGGGTCCCTCGGATGGAGGGTGAACGCCGTGTCACTGTCTCCGACCGAGTGCCTCTGGAGCGCCTCTACCTGGTCTGGCCGGTGCCGGCCTATTTCCACGCCGGAGACGCGGAGCTCGACCTGGCCTCACGCATGCTCTCACGGGGCAAGAACTCGCGGCTCTACCGGCGGCTGGTCTATCAGGAGCAGGTGGCCTCGGACGTATCCGCCTTCAACTATTCCCTGGAAATCAGCGGGCTTTTCGGGGTGGTGGCCACCGCTCGCCCCGGTCGGACCCTGGGCCGCCTGGACGATCTCATCCGGGAGGAGATCGCTGCCTTTGCCAAGGAAGGACCCGACCCTGAAGAGTTGAAACGGGAAAAAGCCAAGCAGGAATTCGAGTTCGTGAGCGGCCTGGAGCGTATCGGGGGTTTTGGGGGGAAGGCCGATCTCTTGAACCAGTACAACACCTTCCTGGGAGAACCCGGTTACTTCCAGGAAGACTACCTGCGCTACCAGCAGTTGGGTGCGGAAGAGGTGCGGAGTGCTGCGGAGACCTGGCTGAATACCTCTCGCAGAGTGGCCCTCAGCTTCGTACCCGAGTCGTCGGCCCGTCCCCGGAGGTCCGAGCCGGACCGGGAGCAGCAGCCCGGCATCGGAAGCCCCAAGTCCTTTCGACCGCCTGCCCTGGCTGTAGAGACCCTCGCCTCGGGCCTGACGGTGGTGGTGGCCGAGCGGCATGATCTTCCCAAGGTGGCCGTCAGCCTGTTGTTGAAGTCGGGGTCTTGTTCGGATCCCCTCTCCAGGCCGGGGGTCGCCTGGATGACCACCGCCATGCTGGACGAAGGCACCCGCTCGAGGACGACTCTGGAGATCCAGGCGGAGTTGGACCGGCTGGGCGCTTCCTTCGGTTCCGGCGCCGAGTCCGAGAACTGTCATCTGGCCCTGGAAGTGCTCAAGGAGCACCTGGAGCCGGCAGTTCGCCTTGTGTCCGATCTGGTTCTGAATTCGAACTTCCCGGCAGAGGAGCTGGAGCGGCAGCGGAAGTTGCGGCTGGACCGCATTCTTCAGGAGCGGAACAGTCCCTCGGCCACGGCTGCCAGGGTCTTCCGATCCCTGTTGTTCGGGGAAGCTCATCCATTCGGGCTTCCAACCGGAGGCGACGAGGCTTCGATGCGCGCCCTGACCCGCCAGGAGCTGGTCGATTTTCACCGAACGCACTGGCGGCCGGGCAACGCCGTCCTGCTTTTTGCGGGAGACATCACATTGGCCGAGGCCACCCGGTTGACCGGGGATTGCCTGGCCGGCTGGGAAGCGGGTGAAGCGCCCAAGATCATCCTGCCTGAAGCCACTCCTCCCGAGGGGATCCGAGTGGTCCTGGTGGACCGCCAGGATGCCCCCCAGTCCCAGATCCGCCTGGGGTCGATCGGTCCCGCACGCAAGGTTGCCGACTACCATGCCATCGAGCTGATGAACGCCGTGCTGGGAGGCAGCTTCAGCAGCCGCCTGAATCTCAACCTGCGGGAGGACAAGGGGTACACCTACGGGGCCTCCACCCGGTTCGCCTACGCCCGACAGGGGGGATTCTGGGTCGGAGGCACGGCCGTGCAGACTCCTGTAACCACCGAGACGCTGGTGGAGATGCACCGGGAAATCGAGTCCATCGGGGGCGCCAGGCCCATCACCCCGGCCGAGTTGTCGACAGCCAAGCAGAACCTGGTGCGTGGTTTTGCTCAGCGGTTCGAGACGTTGGGGCGAGTGGCGGATCAAATGGCCGACCTCTTTGCCTATGATCTTCCCCTGGAGACGCTGGCCGGCTACCCCGCGTCCGTCGATTCGGTGACGCTGGAACAGGTTCGGGCCGCGGCGCGAGGCTATCTGGACGAGACCCGGTTGCTGGTGGTTGTGGTTGGAGACCTGAATGAGCTGGAGGATCCGGTGCGCCGGCTCGATCTTGGGCCGGTGGAAATCGTTGATCCCGCCGGCAAACCGGTGTCGCGATAG
- the priA gene encoding primosomal protein N': MYLEVSLPLPITRHFYYRLPEAPSKPMQPGQRVLVPLGNRKVTGYVLKAHPRLPSDFPQTVELKPVLEVLDDSSLISPGLFELSRWVADYYFASLGEVLKACLPPGINPRMEQRFSLTASGERLLKQTKNSAEISQRKRQILELLARHSGLDRRALERLAKHRVTAAELEALAAASWIRIEQAPRGTVVAAKKRWFLSLHPDWKEALPEARLTDNQRALISHLRSAGGAVSLAGLRKLFSVSRPALERLEQRQLVRLSRDEVARDPLGGTDPAGRYQPRVPSQQQRKALEALIPKLNAGRFSAVLLHGVTGSGKTEVYLGLIEHTLRSGKTALALMPEIALTPAVAEEFRARLGNTVAILHSGLSDGERHDEWWRIKRGHARVVIGTRSAVFAPLENPGLVVVDEEHDPSYKQQESPRYHGRDTAIVRGKQAGAVVVLGSATPSIETFHHSREGKYGYLRMAARIHSRPLPETRLVDMRADFETTSRITPLSAELSAAIGDRLERQEQILVLLNRRGYAAHVLCRSCGENIQCRFCSIAMTYHKIRKALVCHYCGYRQRVPQKCPACHSKHLYFMGEGTEKVEGLLKEAFPEARVDRLDRDAARRKDAHRQILSRFRQRKTDILTGTQMISKGHDFPFVTLVGVVSADHSLSFPDFRAAERTFQLLSQVSGRAGRGELPGEVLIQSYCPEHYCFRFVTSHDYEGFYEKEIQFRRFMHYPPFTALALILVRDKNLAAATETINRFAELLQGARGPQTRILGPTQSPLPRIRSEHRFQLLIKSRSRSRLQALLRKTLHQAQTSGLDLRRIHIDIDPIDLM; the protein is encoded by the coding sequence ATGTACCTGGAAGTGAGCCTGCCGCTCCCGATCACACGACACTTCTACTATCGTCTCCCGGAGGCCCCCTCCAAGCCCATGCAGCCGGGCCAGCGGGTGCTGGTGCCCCTCGGGAACCGAAAGGTTACGGGCTATGTGCTGAAGGCCCATCCCCGCCTCCCCTCCGATTTCCCCCAAACGGTCGAACTGAAACCCGTCCTGGAAGTGCTGGACGATTCCAGCTTGATCTCACCCGGTCTCTTCGAACTCAGCCGCTGGGTGGCCGACTACTACTTCGCTTCGCTGGGAGAGGTCCTGAAGGCCTGCCTGCCGCCCGGAATCAATCCCAGGATGGAGCAGCGCTTCAGCCTGACTGCTTCGGGGGAGCGCCTCCTGAAGCAGACGAAGAATAGCGCAGAGATCAGCCAAAGGAAACGGCAAATCCTGGAGTTGCTGGCTCGGCACTCCGGGCTGGACCGCCGGGCTCTCGAAAGGCTGGCGAAGCACAGGGTCACTGCAGCCGAACTCGAAGCACTGGCGGCTGCAAGCTGGATTCGGATCGAGCAGGCACCTCGGGGTACGGTTGTCGCGGCCAAGAAGCGTTGGTTCCTCTCGCTCCACCCCGACTGGAAAGAAGCCTTGCCCGAGGCAAGGCTGACCGACAACCAAAGGGCCTTGATCTCCCACCTGCGGAGCGCCGGAGGCGCCGTGAGCCTGGCCGGTCTTCGCAAGCTCTTTTCCGTCTCCCGACCGGCCCTGGAGCGTCTGGAGCAACGGCAACTGGTCCGACTGAGCCGGGACGAGGTGGCGCGGGATCCACTGGGTGGGACGGACCCTGCCGGCCGCTATCAACCCCGGGTGCCGTCCCAACAGCAGCGCAAGGCCCTGGAGGCGCTGATTCCGAAGCTGAACGCCGGGCGTTTCTCGGCCGTTCTCCTGCATGGCGTGACCGGTAGCGGCAAGACGGAAGTCTATCTCGGCCTGATCGAGCACACCTTGAGGTCAGGAAAGACCGCCCTGGCGCTGATGCCGGAGATCGCGCTCACCCCCGCGGTGGCTGAGGAATTTCGCGCCCGCCTGGGCAACACGGTGGCCATCCTGCACAGTGGATTGTCCGATGGAGAACGCCACGACGAGTGGTGGCGAATCAAGCGCGGGCATGCCCGGGTGGTGATCGGCACCCGCTCGGCGGTGTTCGCTCCCCTGGAAAACCCCGGACTGGTGGTGGTGGACGAGGAACACGATCCCTCCTACAAGCAACAGGAGAGTCCCCGCTACCACGGGCGCGACACGGCCATCGTCCGGGGGAAGCAGGCCGGGGCGGTGGTGGTGCTCGGCTCTGCCACGCCGTCGATCGAGACCTTCCACCACTCCCGGGAAGGGAAATATGGCTACCTTCGAATGGCGGCTCGCATTCACTCCCGGCCACTCCCCGAGACCCGCCTGGTCGACATGCGGGCGGACTTCGAGACCACCTCCCGTATAACTCCGCTCTCGGCAGAGCTCAGCGCGGCCATCGGGGACCGTCTGGAGAGGCAGGAACAGATCCTCGTTCTGCTCAACCGCCGCGGATACGCCGCACACGTGCTTTGCCGTAGCTGCGGAGAGAACATTCAGTGCCGCTTTTGCAGCATCGCGATGACCTACCACAAGATTCGCAAGGCCCTGGTCTGTCACTACTGCGGCTACCGGCAACGGGTCCCTCAAAAGTGCCCTGCCTGTCACAGCAAGCACCTCTACTTCATGGGAGAGGGGACGGAAAAGGTGGAGGGATTGCTAAAGGAGGCCTTCCCTGAGGCCCGTGTGGACCGGCTCGATCGGGACGCGGCCCGCAGGAAGGATGCTCACCGTCAAATCCTGAGCCGGTTCCGGCAGCGCAAGACCGATATCCTTACCGGAACGCAGATGATCTCCAAGGGCCACGACTTTCCCTTCGTCACCCTGGTAGGGGTGGTTTCGGCGGACCACTCCCTGTCTTTTCCCGATTTTCGGGCCGCCGAACGGACCTTCCAGCTCTTGAGCCAGGTTTCCGGGAGAGCCGGAAGGGGGGAGTTGCCGGGAGAGGTCCTGATTCAGAGTTACTGCCCGGAGCACTATTGTTTCCGTTTCGTGACTTCCCACGACTACGAGGGGTTCTACGAGAAGGAGATTCAGTTCCGCAGGTTCATGCACTACCCACCCTTCACCGCCTTGGCGCTGATTCTGGTCCGCGACAAGAACCTGGCAGCGGCGACCGAGACCATCAACCGTTTCGCCGAGCTGCTGCAAGGGGCCCGCGGCCCGCAGACTCGCATTCTGGGACCCACCCAGTCTCCGCTGCCCAGAATCCGATCGGAACACCGATTTCAACTCCTGATCAAGTCCAGGAGTCGATCCCGGCTGCAGGCTCTTCTCCGGAAGACCCTCCATCAGGCCCAGACCAGTGGACTGGATCTCCGCAGGATCCACATCGACATCGACCCGATTGACCTGATGTAG